The following are encoded together in the Oncorhynchus gorbuscha isolate QuinsamMale2020 ecotype Even-year linkage group LG03, OgorEven_v1.0, whole genome shotgun sequence genome:
- the slc6a14 gene encoding sodium- and chloride-dependent neutral and basic amino acid transporter B(0+): MRKYWSSFTDVIFTNPAATDTVKDDHEKQQQDSHVGSNDENIDRGNWTNKREYMLSMIGYAVGLGNVWRFPYLAYKNGGGAFLIPYVIMLAVAGIPLFFLESSFGQFCSQGPVNVWRALPIFQGVGVAMVLVSTLVGIYYNVIIAYSLYYMFASFQSPLPWSDCFYWSNSNCSLTPREVCNNTLAANWSEPVIVANMTLWENETCPKENIIISIPVQSPSEQYWDLVALQRSSGLDETGPVVWHLALCLLLGWLLIAAALYKGIKSSGKVVYFTATFPYVVLLILLIRGVTLEGARDGIEFYIGSQSNLTKLGEAEVWRDAATQIFYSLSVAWGGVTALSSYNKFHNNVFKDALTVCLTNCGTSVFAGFAIFSILGHMAHVYGKPVSEVAQAGFGLAFIAYPDALSKLPISPLWSILFFFMLLTLGLDSQFAGIEVISTCLQDAFPDRFKSKRSIISVGTCAILFLLGLPCITQAGIYWVTLMDQFCAGFVLLIAALLELVGVFYFYGGNRFIKDIEMMIGTRSSLFWLWWRACWFFITPAVITVILVWSLLTFRPPSYGMVQYPAWGVALGWCMIAFCLIWIPLVAIWKILCAQGNPWQRMCAVCSPVEGWGPYLEVHRGGRYTDGQRYYRKNSLHLPDNNVYHISNHLTRL, from the exons ATGAGGAAATATTGGAGCAGTTTCACAGACGTAATATTTACAAACCCCGCGGCCACTGACACG GTTAAGGATGACCATGAGAAGCAGCAGCAGGACTCCCATGTGGGCAGCAATGATGAGAATATTGACAGAGGGAACTGGACCAATAAGAGGGAGTACATGTTGTCTATGATTGGCTATGCTGTGGGTCTGGGGAATGTATGGAGGTTCCCCTACCTGGCCTATAAGAATGGAGGAG gtgCTTTCCTCATCCCGTATGTCATCATGCTGGCTGTTGCTGGTATACCTCTGTTCTTCCTGGAGAGTTCCTTTGGCCAGTTCTGCAGCCAAGGCCCTGTCAATGTGTGGCGGGCTCTGCCCATATTTCAGG GTGTGGGTGTAGCTATGGTTTTGGTCAGTACGTTAGTAGGCATCTACTACAACGTCATCATTGCCTACAGTCTCTACTACATGTTTGCCTCATTCCAGTCCCCTCTGCCATGGAGTGACTGTTTCTACTGGTCCAACAGCAACTGTAGCCTCACACCTAGAG AAGTGTGCAACAATACCCTAGCTGCCAACTGGAGTGAACCAGTAATTGTAGCCAACATGACGCTGTGGGAGAATGAGACTTGCCCAAAGGAAAACATCATCATCAGCATCCCAGTACAGAGCCCCAGCGAACAGTATTGgga CCTGGTGGCCTTACAAAGGTCTAGTGGTCTGGATGAGACCGGTCCGGTGGTCTGGCatctggctctctgtctgctACTGGGATGGCTGCTCATTGCTGCTGCCCTTTACAAAGGCATCAAATCCTCAGGAAAA gtggtgTATTTCACCGCTACGTTTCCCTATGTGGTGTTGCTGATTCTTCTGATCCGGGGAGTTACACTAGAGGGCGCCAGAGACGGGATCGAGTTCTACATTGGCTCCCAGTCCAACCTCACAAAACTGGGCGAGGCAGAG GTGTGGAGAGATGCAGCCACACAGATCTTCTATTCTCTGTCAGTAGCGTGGGGTGGTGTCACGGCCCTGTCTTCATATAACAAGTTCCACAACAATGTGTTCAAGGACGCACTGACCGTCTGCCTCACCAACTGTG GTACCAGTGTGTTTGCAGGCTTCGCCATCTTCTCCATCTTAGGTCACATGGCTCATGTCTATGGAAAGCCTGTATCCGAGGTGGCCCAGGCAG GTTTTGGCCTAGCATTTATTGCGTACCCTGATGCCCTGTCCAAGCTGCCAATTTCTCCTCTTTGGTCCATCCTCTTCTTCTTCATGCTGCTCACCCTTGGACTGGACTCGCAGTTCGCTGGCATag AGGTCATCTCCACCTGCCTACAGGATGCCTTCCCTGATAGGTTCAAATCAAAACGCTCTATCATCTCTGTGGGAACCTGTGCCATCCTTTTCCTGCTCGGCCTGCCGTGCATAACCCAG GCAGGGATATATTGGGTGACTCTGATGGATCAGTTCTGTGCTGGCTTTGTTCTACTGATCGCTGCTCTGCTGGAGCTTGTTGGGGTGTTCTACTTCTACG GTGGAAACCGTTTCATTAAGGACATAGAGATGATGATTGGGACGAGGAGCTCTCTCTTCTGGCTGTGGTGGAGAGCATGCTGGTTTTTCATCACTCCTGCTGTCATCACT gtgATCTTGGTGTGGTCGTTGTTGACTTTCCGTCCGCCATCCTACGGTATGGTGCAGTACCCTGCGTGGGGTGTGGCTCTGGGATGGTGTATGATCGCTTTCTGTCTCATCTGGATACCCCTCGTCGCCATCTGGAAAATACTCTGTGCCCAAGGAAACCCGTGGCAG CGTATGTGTGCTGTGTGTTCTCCTGTGGAGGGTTGGGGTCCATACCTGGAGGTCCACCGTGGCGGGCGTTATACAGACGGACAACGGTACTATAGGAagaactctctccacctgccagACAACAATGTTTACCACATCTCCAACCACCTCACACGCCTCTAA